A genomic window from Qipengyuania oceanensis includes:
- a CDS encoding polysaccharide biosynthesis/export family protein: protein MIGQSFTMMAFGVAMPRATSQRRLDRVGYGDAQATVRKDRDMHAHHLSRSGAKFALAALVVPVALSLASCGGSDAPVASVASLNSDIVEGYRIGSGDRLKVVVFDEASLSGEFEIGESGELALPLIGSVPASGKSTGQLAGLITQELSAGGYVLDPRVSIEVMEYRPFYILGEVSQPGEYPYNGDLTLQQAVAKAGGYTARANKNTVELQRHDWAGAKKVKVSESTLKIAPGDTVTILESFF from the coding sequence ATGATCGGCCAGTCGTTTACCATGATGGCGTTTGGCGTAGCGATGCCGCGCGCCACTTCGCAGCGCCGTCTCGACCGCGTGGGGTACGGCGATGCACAGGCAACCGTTCGAAAGGATCGTGACATGCATGCCCACCACCTGAGCCGAAGCGGCGCGAAGTTTGCTCTAGCGGCGCTTGTCGTGCCGGTCGCATTGTCGCTGGCCTCGTGCGGCGGATCGGATGCGCCGGTCGCCAGCGTTGCCAGCCTGAACTCCGACATCGTCGAGGGATACCGGATCGGCTCGGGCGACAGGCTTAAGGTGGTCGTGTTCGACGAGGCCTCGCTCTCAGGCGAGTTCGAGATCGGCGAAAGCGGCGAACTTGCCTTGCCGTTGATCGGCTCGGTGCCGGCAAGCGGCAAGTCGACCGGCCAGTTGGCGGGGCTGATCACCCAGGAGCTGTCGGCCGGCGGCTATGTGCTCGATCCGCGCGTGTCGATCGAGGTGATGGAATATCGCCCGTTCTACATCCTGGGCGAAGTGAGCCAGCCGGGCGAATACCCCTACAACGGCGATCTCACCCTGCAGCAGGCGGTGGCCAAGGCCGGCGGCTATACCGCCAGGGCAAACAAGAACACCGTGGAACTGCAACGGCACGACTGGGCCGGCGCGAAAAAGGTCAAGGTCAGCGAGTCCACGCTAAAGATCGCACCGGGCGATACGGTAACCATACTTGAATCGTTCTTCTGA
- a CDS encoding response regulator transcription factor, with the protein MVPEINLVSPCEFTREGFARILSSEGFTVRGCFDSIAEVRYENLSKNSIFLLDDPDSAEHARLVETVKAEFESAVVVLLSADFDLASMLKCFRAGARGYVIKSLKAAPMIAAIRLAISGQRVLPQDVLEIFENQAKPIPALPEIATELDDANLSPRENDVLCCLMAGYSNKVIARELDVCEATVKVHVKAILRKLNVNNRTQAAIWANSHSTIGGYYPIQSSQSDTSAQPLVARAG; encoded by the coding sequence ATGGTTCCGGAAATCAATCTCGTCAGTCCGTGCGAATTTACCCGCGAGGGTTTCGCACGCATCCTCAGTTCCGAAGGCTTCACCGTGCGCGGCTGTTTCGACAGCATCGCGGAGGTCCGGTACGAGAATCTCTCGAAGAACAGCATCTTCCTGCTCGATGATCCCGACAGCGCGGAACACGCGCGGCTGGTGGAGACCGTAAAGGCCGAATTCGAGTCGGCTGTCGTCGTGTTGCTGTCGGCGGACTTCGATCTCGCATCGATGCTCAAATGCTTCCGGGCAGGCGCGCGCGGTTACGTCATCAAGTCGCTGAAGGCGGCACCGATGATCGCCGCGATCAGGCTTGCAATATCGGGGCAGCGGGTTCTCCCGCAGGACGTTCTCGAGATCTTCGAGAACCAGGCAAAGCCGATCCCGGCGCTCCCGGAAATCGCCACCGAACTGGACGATGCCAACCTGTCGCCGCGCGAGAACGACGTGCTGTGCTGCCTCATGGCCGGCTATTCGAACAAGGTCATCGCGCGCGAGCTCGATGTCTGCGAAGCGACCGTCAAGGTCCATGTGAAGGCAATCCTGCGCAAGCTCAACGTCAACAACCGGACGCAGGCAGCCATCTGGGCCAATTCGCACAGCACCATCGGTGGCTACTACCCGATCCAGTCCTCCCAGTCTGACACCTCTGCGCAGCCGCTGGTCGCCCGCGCCGGCTGA
- a CDS encoding glycosyltransferase, translated as MRGGERVLERLLKLYPDADIFTHVCDREKLSAELREARIRTTFIAKLPFAQRFYQYYLPLMPLALEELDLTGYDLVISSESGPAKGVITSPDASHVCYCHSPMRYLWDHYHHYRSRASAPVRAVMSATYPRLRRWDLASSARVDRFVANSSFVQRRIRKVWRREADVIHPPVEVDLFAPSDDLADYYLWAGQMVPYKRPDLAVDAFTANGKPLLMVGTGSMLADLKRRAGPNVRFVDRLSFAELRKAYARARAFLMTAEEDFGITPVEAMASGRPVVAYGRGGVLDSVIDGQTGILFDRQDADTLVQAVEALERFLPEFDPAASVRRSRDFSPEIFDRKMREAVAAG; from the coding sequence ATGCGCGGTGGCGAACGGGTTCTCGAGCGCCTGCTCAAGCTCTACCCGGACGCCGACATCTTCACCCATGTGTGCGACCGCGAGAAGCTGTCGGCGGAACTGCGCGAGGCGCGGATCCGGACCACGTTCATCGCGAAGCTGCCCTTCGCGCAGCGCTTCTACCAGTATTACCTGCCGCTCATGCCGCTGGCGCTCGAAGAACTCGACCTGACGGGCTACGACCTCGTCATCAGCAGCGAATCCGGGCCGGCCAAGGGCGTCATCACCAGCCCGGATGCTAGCCACGTCTGCTACTGCCACTCCCCGATGCGGTACCTGTGGGACCACTATCACCACTATCGCTCGCGCGCGTCCGCGCCGGTGCGCGCGGTCATGTCGGCGACCTACCCCCGGCTGCGCCGCTGGGACCTCGCATCGAGCGCCCGGGTCGACAGGTTCGTCGCCAATTCCAGCTTCGTGCAGAGGCGCATCCGCAAGGTCTGGCGGCGCGAGGCGGACGTCATCCATCCTCCCGTGGAGGTCGATCTTTTCGCTCCCAGCGACGATCTGGCCGACTACTACCTGTGGGCGGGGCAGATGGTCCCGTACAAACGCCCCGATCTCGCCGTCGATGCCTTCACCGCCAACGGCAAGCCGTTGCTAATGGTCGGCACGGGATCGATGCTGGCCGACCTCAAGCGACGGGCCGGCCCCAATGTCCGTTTCGTCGACCGCCTGTCCTTCGCGGAATTGCGCAAGGCCTATGCAAGGGCGCGCGCTTTCCTGATGACGGCCGAAGAAGACTTCGGGATCACGCCGGTCGAAGCGATGGCGTCAGGCCGCCCGGTCGTCGCCTATGGCAGGGGCGGCGTGCTCGACAGCGTGATCGACGGCCAGACCGGCATATTGTTCGATCGGCAGGATGCCGACACGCTTGTCCAGGCAGTCGAGGCGCTCGAGCGCTTCCTGCCGGAATTCGATCCGGCCGCAAGCGTCAGGCGATCGCGGGATTTCTCACCGGAAATCTTCGATCGCAAGATGCGCGAAGCGGTCGCAGCAGGGTGA
- a CDS encoding GumC family protein yields the protein MSSRQLILPGGSSATPALMGGRALAPSDRLDLSESLGFFRRRYKTILACVLLCLALAAAYSMLAPKTYNARSTVMLTPQTSLLVDGSGAQAQPTMMSGELVDTQIEIIGSRDMSEKVARSLGLDAGMASEEKRELIDRLRENVAAERTGESYAITISVDAGDPQQAAMLANEYARQFTGWEEMSVRDRHDQEREDVRQRLAELREQAQADTQALQQYRIANNLLTTTGTSLTEQEISNYNFEVTKARAEAAEDQARLNTALGQLRSGSAGDDVGEALESSVVASLRTQEAEVARQVANMSGRYGANHPELRRAQNELTQIRSQIQAEIGRVISNLRAKQAVSSQRLASLNSSLSSARGKLSENNAAMVGLSELERSAVASQEIYETYLNRFKALVAAEGTEKPNAQILTFAQAPLSPRSPDLQLNLALALVIGLGLGIIVAYAREALFQGINSAHDVETKLNENFLASIPLLQSVDPGNPHAVAAVRDDPKSIFTESFRALHTSISQATRGKSQVIAITSALPGEGKTITACCLAHVLATSGRRTVLIDCDLRRRGISRLLDLRAEQKGLIEILSGESPLDVEQLVGDRVFCVIPLKGSDDEPEQLLTGDAFVRLLDTLREHFDNIILDLPPVLPMASTRVLASRADAVVLTAQWHKTSSFAIKAARKRLPDDQVNVVGVALNQVDLRKKNFFDRTDSTYYYRQYEEYYS from the coding sequence ATGAGTTCGCGCCAACTAATCCTGCCGGGAGGATCCTCCGCAACGCCCGCCTTGATGGGCGGTCGCGCGCTCGCGCCGTCCGATCGGCTGGACCTGAGCGAAAGTCTCGGGTTCTTCCGCCGTCGCTACAAGACGATCCTGGCTTGCGTTCTCCTGTGCCTGGCCCTTGCGGCAGCCTATTCGATGCTGGCGCCCAAGACATACAACGCCCGCTCGACTGTCATGCTGACGCCGCAAACCAGCCTGCTGGTCGACGGTAGCGGCGCGCAGGCCCAGCCGACCATGATGAGCGGAGAACTGGTCGATACCCAGATCGAGATCATCGGATCGCGGGACATGTCCGAAAAGGTCGCCCGATCGCTCGGCCTCGACGCGGGCATGGCTTCGGAAGAGAAGCGCGAACTGATCGACCGCCTGCGCGAAAATGTCGCTGCAGAACGCACAGGCGAAAGCTACGCGATCACGATCAGCGTCGATGCCGGGGATCCGCAGCAGGCAGCGATGCTGGCCAACGAGTACGCCCGCCAGTTCACCGGCTGGGAGGAAATGAGCGTGCGCGATCGCCACGATCAGGAACGCGAGGACGTCCGGCAGCGCCTCGCCGAACTGCGCGAGCAGGCCCAGGCGGACACCCAGGCGCTGCAGCAGTACCGGATCGCCAACAACCTCCTGACCACGACCGGCACGTCGCTGACCGAGCAGGAAATCTCCAACTACAATTTCGAAGTGACGAAGGCCCGCGCGGAAGCCGCCGAAGATCAGGCCCGCCTCAACACCGCGCTCGGCCAGCTACGCTCCGGTTCGGCCGGCGACGACGTGGGCGAAGCGCTCGAGTCCTCGGTCGTGGCATCGCTCAGGACACAGGAGGCCGAGGTCGCTCGCCAGGTCGCCAACATGTCGGGGCGCTATGGTGCGAACCACCCCGAACTCAGGCGAGCCCAGAACGAGCTGACCCAGATCCGCAGCCAGATCCAGGCGGAAATCGGGCGCGTGATTTCCAACCTGCGCGCCAAGCAGGCGGTATCCTCGCAGCGCCTCGCCTCGCTCAACTCCAGCCTCTCGTCGGCGCGGGGCAAGCTTTCGGAGAACAACGCGGCCATGGTCGGCCTGAGCGAACTCGAACGGTCTGCCGTCGCGTCGCAGGAAATCTACGAGACATACCTCAACCGGTTCAAGGCGCTCGTCGCGGCCGAAGGCACCGAAAAGCCCAATGCGCAAATCCTGACATTCGCGCAGGCCCCGCTCTCCCCCCGCTCGCCGGACCTCCAGCTGAACCTGGCGCTGGCACTGGTGATCGGCCTCGGCCTCGGCATCATCGTTGCCTACGCTCGCGAAGCGCTCTTCCAGGGGATCAACAGCGCGCATGACGTCGAAACGAAGCTGAACGAGAACTTCCTGGCCTCCATCCCCCTGCTCCAGTCGGTCGACCCCGGCAATCCGCATGCCGTCGCAGCGGTCAGGGACGATCCCAAGTCGATCTTCACGGAAAGTTTCCGCGCGCTCCATACCTCGATCTCGCAGGCGACACGGGGCAAGTCGCAGGTCATCGCGATCACCTCGGCCCTGCCCGGCGAAGGCAAAACGATCACCGCCTGCTGTCTCGCCCACGTCCTGGCCACGAGCGGTCGCCGCACGGTACTGATCGACTGCGACCTGCGTCGACGCGGTATCAGCCGACTGCTCGACCTGCGGGCTGAACAGAAAGGTCTGATCGAGATCCTGAGCGGCGAATCCCCGCTCGATGTCGAGCAATTGGTCGGTGACCGGGTGTTCTGCGTCATCCCGCTGAAAGGCAGCGACGACGAGCCGGAGCAATTGCTGACCGGGGACGCGTTCGTCCGGCTGCTCGACACGCTGCGCGAGCATTTCGACAATATCATTCTCGATCTGCCGCCGGTCCTGCCGATGGCGAGTACCCGCGTCCTGGCGAGCCGCGCAGATGCCGTCGTGCTGACCGCCCAGTGGCACAAGACGTCCTCTTTCGCGATCAAGGCTGCCCGCAAGCGCCTCCCGGACGACCAGGTCAACGTGGTCGGCGTGGCCCTGAACCAGGTCGATCTGCGCAAGAAGAACTTCTTCGATCGTACCGATTCGACCTATTACTACCGGCAATACGAAGAATATTACTCGTGA
- a CDS encoding O-antigen ligase family protein, which produces MEITIIGFIELALGIAILFFGGMRSTLALLLGSLLLGGSAALKLPSLGGSSIPPAQLALLFVYLRLLMPGGGYLWTIAESVRNNIWLVFFALFAIASSYIAPRIFAGTMDVFPMSYGDARNLFDTVPLEPTSQNVTAALYIVGSALAAIATYSICRFGQGYQTLVSAGIVMAWIHVTLGWAAIPARGTSADAVFEFFRNGQYAQMDNALGSFVRIRGTFPEAAAYTKLAFALFVLNAELWYRSIRSRATGMAACALAATMFFSTSSTAYVGLSVYFVAWWLRLMLFPFDGAGRKLKAMLNLCGTLAVLAAVMLAVVPGLAQQTYDMLVHMTVAKSSSSSGQQRLFWALQGWEAFKHSYGLGVGPGSFRSSSSATAMLGSVGIIGTAAFLAYVYSFFQPRRRSSYMETDDLTHDLGGAFASAAVLSLITSIVSSPHVDPGMHFAIFAGAALAMRPRTLASYSDEAASSAPVMTRPSSGIEKLA; this is translated from the coding sequence ATGGAAATCACCATCATCGGCTTTATCGAGCTGGCGCTCGGAATAGCGATTCTCTTTTTCGGCGGGATGCGCAGCACCCTGGCCCTGCTGCTCGGTTCCCTGCTTCTGGGCGGTTCGGCAGCGCTCAAGCTGCCTTCGCTCGGAGGATCCTCGATCCCGCCAGCGCAGCTGGCCTTGCTGTTCGTCTACCTGCGCCTGTTGATGCCGGGCGGCGGCTATCTGTGGACCATCGCGGAATCCGTGCGCAACAATATCTGGCTGGTGTTCTTCGCGCTGTTCGCAATCGCGAGCTCCTATATCGCGCCGCGCATCTTTGCCGGGACGATGGACGTGTTCCCGATGAGCTACGGAGATGCGCGAAACCTGTTCGATACAGTACCGCTCGAGCCGACGTCGCAGAACGTGACCGCGGCGCTCTACATCGTCGGCAGTGCCCTCGCCGCGATCGCGACTTACAGCATCTGCCGCTTCGGCCAGGGATACCAGACGCTGGTAAGCGCGGGCATCGTGATGGCGTGGATCCATGTCACGCTCGGCTGGGCCGCCATTCCGGCCCGGGGAACGTCGGCCGACGCTGTCTTCGAATTTTTCCGCAACGGCCAGTACGCACAGATGGACAATGCGCTCGGCTCCTTCGTGCGCATCCGCGGCACCTTCCCCGAAGCCGCCGCCTATACCAAGCTGGCTTTCGCCCTGTTCGTCCTCAATGCCGAGCTCTGGTACCGTTCGATCCGCTCGCGCGCGACGGGCATGGCCGCGTGCGCACTGGCCGCGACGATGTTTTTCAGCACGTCTTCGACCGCTTATGTTGGGCTGTCGGTCTATTTCGTCGCCTGGTGGCTTCGCCTCATGCTGTTCCCGTTCGATGGAGCGGGCAGGAAGCTCAAGGCCATGCTCAATCTGTGCGGCACGCTCGCCGTCCTCGCGGCAGTGATGCTCGCCGTGGTCCCGGGCCTCGCCCAGCAGACCTACGACATGCTCGTCCACATGACCGTCGCCAAATCATCGTCGAGTTCGGGCCAGCAGCGGCTTTTCTGGGCGCTCCAGGGATGGGAGGCCTTCAAGCATTCCTACGGCCTCGGGGTGGGGCCGGGCAGCTTCCGCTCGTCGAGCAGCGCAACGGCCATGCTGGGTTCGGTCGGCATTATCGGCACCGCGGCCTTCCTCGCCTACGTCTACAGCTTCTTCCAGCCGCGGCGCCGCTCCAGCTACATGGAAACCGACGATCTGACCCATGACCTTGGCGGTGCATTCGCGAGCGCAGCGGTGCTTTCGCTGATCACCTCGATCGTGTCCTCTCCCCATGTCGACCCGGGGATGCATTTCGCGATCTTCGCCGGCGCCGCACTGGCCATGCGACCGCGCACACTCGCCAGTTACAGCGACGAGGCGGCGAGTTCCGCGCCAGTCATGACGCGCCCGTCATCGGGAATCGAAAAGCTCGCCTGA
- a CDS encoding glycoside hydrolase family 16 protein — protein sequence MKAVFLVATMMLASSAPELPTQGEQIDMRAFDLVFADEFDDLSVNPWLLENKRWIAHTPWNGDFGDARFLNPGPDGPFAIENGKLAITARKTRPDRWGSGLLAAGDKTGAGTGERFGYFEARMKMPPGPGLWPAFWLVSLRPTSVKSPKIEIDVVEYYGHRTHTYSLAMHVWKLREEDGSNRSTGDRIPVSPGSLTQRFHTYGVEVDPKWVTYYLDRREVARFPTPAEHHDPLHPIVNLAMGPGYPIDRTPDPSTLYVDYVRIYSRVAPAGDRECGTPQSSERMEIDAKD from the coding sequence ATGAAAGCCGTCTTTCTGGTCGCCACCATGATGCTGGCCTCGAGCGCGCCGGAGCTGCCGACGCAAGGCGAGCAGATCGATATGCGCGCCTTCGATCTCGTATTCGCGGACGAGTTCGACGACCTGAGCGTCAATCCCTGGCTGCTGGAGAACAAGCGCTGGATCGCCCACACGCCGTGGAACGGCGATTTCGGCGATGCCCGGTTTCTAAATCCCGGTCCCGACGGCCCGTTCGCGATCGAGAACGGGAAGCTGGCGATCACCGCGCGCAAGACACGGCCGGACCGCTGGGGCTCCGGCCTGCTCGCAGCGGGCGACAAGACCGGAGCCGGCACGGGCGAGCGGTTCGGCTATTTCGAAGCCCGCATGAAGATGCCGCCCGGACCCGGTCTCTGGCCCGCATTCTGGCTCGTCAGCCTCAGGCCGACATCCGTCAAGTCACCCAAGATCGAGATCGACGTGGTGGAATATTACGGCCACCGCACGCACACCTACAGCCTCGCGATGCACGTTTGGAAGCTGCGCGAAGAAGACGGCAGCAACCGTTCGACAGGCGATCGCATCCCCGTGTCACCGGGCAGCCTGACGCAGAGATTCCACACCTACGGCGTCGAAGTGGACCCGAAATGGGTGACCTATTACCTCGACCGGCGCGAGGTAGCCCGCTTCCCGACCCCGGCGGAGCATCACGACCCGCTCCACCCGATCGTCAACCTGGCGATGGGCCCGGGATACCCGATCGACCGGACTCCGGACCCCTCGACACTCTATGTCGATTACGTCCGCATCTACTCCCGCGTAGCCCCGGCCGGCGACAGGGAGTGCGGGACACCGCAATCGAGCGAGCGGATGGAGATTGATGCAAAGGATTAG
- a CDS encoding cell wall hydrolase — translation MDQDQADSTIRQKLPASLRAEFRRLKHDGSTSIGAWGLIVVAASLMALVWTYARAEGHTAASARGDGSAALNGQPFALLPGHARRMASTGGIDISQIAFVAPAAAVPLFYKGRGEDRERALDCLSMAGWYEAGNDRPGQRAVMQVVLNRLRHPAFPKTVCGVVFQGSHLRTGCQFTFTCDGSRVRRQPSRHALAEARKIAEKALDGGIDAAVGAATHYHADFVVPWWSHKLQPVSKVGAHIFYSWKGAFGRLPQGVPVTSGEPNIPDFDPSRLAVASTAEAAIPEISGRVALEAKTLTPNVATANAPATSLPNFLIVDPSGATGRWAVEALGRCGSSRNCLVVAYGNGQQAAGYTSDQPSRSPRPLFVFVRDANSGMDLALWDCERFSRLNTDQCLPRNAGSLDRLMRPRS, via the coding sequence ATGGATCAGGATCAGGCCGACTCGACGATCAGGCAGAAATTGCCCGCCTCGCTCCGCGCCGAGTTCCGACGCCTGAAGCACGACGGCTCGACGAGCATCGGAGCTTGGGGCCTGATAGTCGTCGCAGCATCGCTGATGGCGCTGGTCTGGACCTATGCGCGGGCCGAAGGCCACACCGCCGCGTCGGCCCGCGGCGATGGTTCCGCGGCCTTGAACGGCCAGCCATTCGCATTGCTGCCAGGCCATGCACGCCGAATGGCCAGCACGGGCGGCATCGACATTTCGCAAATCGCCTTCGTCGCACCTGCGGCAGCCGTCCCCCTGTTCTACAAAGGCCGCGGCGAGGACCGCGAGCGCGCGCTCGATTGCCTGAGCATGGCCGGATGGTACGAAGCCGGCAACGACCGGCCCGGCCAACGCGCCGTGATGCAGGTCGTGCTGAACCGTCTGCGCCATCCGGCATTCCCGAAAACGGTCTGCGGGGTGGTGTTCCAGGGTTCGCACCTCAGGACGGGCTGCCAGTTCACCTTTACCTGCGACGGATCGCGCGTCCGCCGCCAACCGTCCCGCCATGCGCTCGCCGAAGCGCGCAAGATCGCCGAAAAGGCGCTCGACGGTGGCATCGATGCCGCGGTCGGCGCGGCTACGCATTACCATGCCGATTTCGTGGTCCCGTGGTGGAGCCACAAGCTGCAACCCGTCAGCAAGGTCGGTGCACATATCTTCTATTCGTGGAAAGGCGCTTTTGGCCGCCTGCCCCAGGGCGTTCCTGTAACCTCGGGCGAGCCAAATATACCGGACTTCGACCCGTCGCGGCTGGCCGTGGCATCGACTGCCGAGGCGGCCATACCGGAAATATCCGGACGCGTGGCACTCGAAGCGAAAACGCTCACGCCCAACGTCGCGACAGCCAATGCGCCTGCAACATCGCTACCCAATTTCCTGATCGTCGACCCTTCAGGCGCAACCGGTCGATGGGCGGTCGAAGCGCTGGGGCGCTGCGGATCATCGCGCAATTGCCTGGTCGTCGCCTACGGTAATGGTCAACAGGCCGCCGGCTACACGTCCGATCAGCCTTCGCGCTCTCCCAGGCCCCTGTTCGTCTTCGTTCGGGATGCCAACTCGGGGATGGACCTGGCGCTATGGGATTGCGAGCGGTTCTCTCGCTTGAACACGGACCAGTGCCTGCCTCGCAATGCCGGGTCGCTGGACCGGCTGATGCGCCCCCGCAGCTGA
- a CDS encoding outer membrane beta-barrel protein has translation MSSLRNSAIRGGKSSAPLAKGACGALSSSAQAGWTDLGDLLAVIRYALFSEEEAGRRLSEVIHLPGPVSDRPAKSRRMRRLVIFLAMLSFSRVAMAQEEPVTTPTDLFDEAEGQGARIAPGLLLNGILEADLVHDSNIYNRPDPAVGDNLAILSPSLILRTDLARHAASLTTGAEIRRHFDETREDSEQYWLDGRARLDLGNRLAFTSRAVLAERIERRGTAGDALRTDEPVEYLEKRASFELARTGGTLELSGGVELARRDYDDATLNGNPIDQSYRDATVESVRIRANYRVSEKTQIFGQVRANRVDYDVDPGISRDSDGYGVLGGVRFAPSALTEIEAGVGFIRQSYDASNVSSKSGVNYYVRANWSPTPRLRVIANGERTFDPSPLIGVPAILRSDFDLRVQRSLGDRLLVEANAQYVQEDFEGIDRQDDRFALRLGVRARVAQHIGASAFAGYRKRSSNRSDLSYDGFTVGLGVRFLL, from the coding sequence ATGAGTAGCCTCCGCAATTCGGCCATCCGGGGCGGCAAGTCCAGCGCACCGCTCGCCAAGGGGGCGTGCGGCGCGCTGTCATCGAGTGCGCAGGCCGGGTGGACCGACCTCGGCGACTTGCTTGCGGTGATCCGCTATGCCCTGTTCAGCGAGGAAGAAGCCGGGCGCAGGCTGTCCGAAGTCATTCACCTGCCGGGCCCCGTTTCCGATCGGCCGGCGAAGTCGCGCCGGATGCGCCGCCTGGTCATCTTCCTTGCCATGCTCTCTTTCTCGCGCGTGGCGATGGCGCAGGAAGAACCGGTCACGACCCCGACGGACCTGTTCGACGAAGCCGAAGGACAGGGCGCACGCATCGCCCCCGGATTGCTTCTCAATGGCATTCTCGAGGCCGATCTGGTCCATGACAGCAACATCTACAATCGTCCGGACCCGGCGGTCGGCGACAATCTGGCAATCCTGTCCCCCTCGCTGATCCTGCGGACCGACCTGGCCCGGCACGCTGCAAGCCTGACCACGGGAGCAGAGATCCGCCGGCATTTCGACGAGACCCGCGAAGACTCCGAGCAGTACTGGCTGGATGGCCGCGCGCGGCTCGACCTCGGCAACCGGCTCGCCTTCACCTCGCGCGCAGTCCTTGCCGAGAGGATCGAGCGGCGCGGAACCGCCGGCGATGCCCTGCGGACGGATGAGCCGGTGGAATATCTCGAGAAACGCGCCAGCTTCGAACTCGCCCGCACGGGCGGCACGCTGGAATTGTCCGGCGGCGTCGAACTCGCCCGACGCGATTACGACGATGCGACACTCAACGGGAACCCGATCGACCAGTCCTATCGCGACGCCACCGTCGAAAGCGTGAGAATTCGCGCCAACTACCGCGTGAGCGAGAAAACGCAGATCTTCGGCCAGGTGCGTGCAAACCGCGTCGACTACGATGTCGACCCGGGCATCTCGCGCGATTCGGACGGCTACGGTGTGCTCGGCGGGGTCCGCTTCGCTCCCAGCGCCCTCACCGAAATCGAGGCGGGCGTCGGCTTCATCAGGCAATCCTACGATGCGAGCAATGTCAGTTCGAAATCGGGCGTGAACTACTACGTTCGAGCCAACTGGAGTCCTACGCCGCGCTTGCGCGTGATCGCCAATGGCGAGCGCACCTTCGATCCGAGCCCGCTGATCGGCGTGCCGGCCATCCTGCGCAGCGACTTCGACCTGCGGGTCCAGCGCTCGCTCGGCGATCGCCTGCTGGTCGAGGCGAACGCTCAATACGTGCAGGAGGACTTCGAGGGCATCGATCGCCAGGACGATCGCTTCGCCTTGCGCTTAGGCGTGCGGGCGCGCGTCGCACAGCACATCGGTGCCTCGGCCTTCGCCGGCTACCGCAAACGCAGCAGCAACCGTTCCGACCTCAGCTACGACGGTTTCACCGTCGGCCTCGGAGTGAGGTTCCTGCTGTGA
- a CDS encoding sugar transferase, with product MAATNLDNATNDNPPVLPPAPLVASALSAPEEMVLITPGHVDAGSFVSVASAPAVISQRFSRTSRVIDIVGATALLLFLLPFMLVLAVATFLSTAASPIFAHTRVGRNGRPFGCYKFRTMYPDAEERLRDLLASDSRLRREWEAEHKLRNDPRVTRLGRIMRVTSLDELPQLLNVIKGEMSLVGPRPIVTEELPRYGRYRTSYLALRPGLTGLWQVSGRSGTTYRRRVATDHVYALNKCLTLDLRIIFATIPAVLRQRGAC from the coding sequence ATGGCGGCCACCAACCTCGATAATGCGACGAACGACAACCCGCCGGTCCTGCCGCCGGCGCCTTTGGTCGCGAGCGCATTGTCCGCGCCGGAGGAAATGGTGCTGATCACGCCTGGCCATGTGGACGCGGGGTCATTCGTCTCCGTTGCTTCCGCCCCTGCAGTGATCAGCCAGCGCTTTTCACGAACCAGCCGCGTCATCGACATCGTCGGCGCCACTGCACTGCTATTATTCCTGCTGCCCTTCATGCTTGTGCTGGCCGTGGCGACATTCCTTTCGACCGCTGCCTCACCGATCTTCGCGCATACTCGCGTCGGCCGGAACGGACGCCCATTCGGATGCTACAAGTTCCGGACCATGTACCCGGACGCCGAGGAGCGTTTGCGCGATCTTCTCGCGAGCGACTCCCGCCTGCGGCGCGAATGGGAAGCCGAACACAAGCTGCGGAACGATCCGCGGGTGACGCGGCTCGGCCGGATCATGCGGGTGACAAGCCTCGACGAACTGCCGCAGCTGCTGAACGTCATCAAGGGGGAGATGAGCCTGGTCGGACCCCGGCCGATCGTGACCGAGGAACTGCCGCGTTACGGCAGGTATCGCACGAGCTACCTCGCGCTGAGACCGGGCCTTACTGGCCTGTGGCAGGTATCGGGGCGAAGCGGCACGACATACCGCCGCCGCGTTGCGACCGACCATGTCTATGCGCTCAACAAGTGCCTCACGCTCGACTTGCGGATCATTTTCGCGACCATCCCGGCCGTCCTCCGGCAGAGGGGCGCTTGCTGA